A genomic stretch from Chitinophaga agri includes:
- a CDS encoding glycoside hydrolase family 130 protein, translating to MTRKNIRINPDFTRVIPRFFNSGNERSLQIINKVVDMEETMVCEVLDGVLKEFSCRYKNIHDVFDNHYSRISHLVPSGMKVTKERQHLLGAYFTMEYSLEAAALFNPSVVEAPDQSGLQPGEKRVIVSFRATGESHISSIVFRQGIIDKDCNITLDEPAKFLQEGKLAGEKRNDKEHFARQLTQLRLPEDLHVGILHQLTDDFTYSEIDVILRNSLRGIKDPTDQQAMKQHVLELVDACYELHFSHHTTLGERVIFPVTYTEKNGIEDARFVKFIDEEGSCTYYATYTAYDGTFILPKLIKTCDFIHFEVHPLYGKGAVNKNLALFPKKINGKYAMLSRIDGVNNYIMFSDDLYDWEEPQLLQRPKYPWEFVQIGNAGSPLWTEKGWLIISHGVGPMRKYCLGAALFDLNDPTRELGRLQYPLLMPKEDERDGYVPNVVYSCGAMIHEGQVFIPYAVSDYASSFASVPLDKLLKALLK from the coding sequence ATGACGAGAAAAAATATCAGGATCAACCCTGATTTTACGAGAGTAATTCCCCGCTTTTTCAACTCCGGAAATGAACGGTCGCTACAGATCATTAACAAAGTGGTGGATATGGAGGAAACGATGGTATGTGAAGTCCTGGACGGTGTGCTTAAAGAGTTTTCCTGCAGGTATAAAAACATCCATGACGTATTTGATAATCATTATTCCCGGATCAGTCATCTTGTACCGTCTGGTATGAAGGTAACAAAAGAGCGCCAGCATCTGCTGGGCGCTTATTTCACGATGGAATACTCCCTCGAAGCCGCCGCACTGTTTAATCCTTCTGTGGTGGAGGCGCCTGACCAGTCGGGTTTGCAGCCAGGAGAGAAGCGGGTGATCGTCAGCTTCCGCGCCACAGGAGAAAGTCATATCTCTTCTATCGTATTCCGCCAGGGAATTATTGATAAAGATTGCAATATTACCCTGGATGAACCGGCTAAATTCCTGCAGGAGGGGAAATTAGCGGGGGAAAAACGCAACGATAAAGAACACTTTGCCCGTCAGCTTACACAGTTACGGCTGCCGGAAGACCTGCATGTAGGCATTCTGCATCAGCTGACAGATGATTTTACCTACTCAGAAATAGACGTGATCCTGCGTAACTCCCTGCGGGGTATCAAAGATCCCACTGATCAGCAGGCGATGAAACAACACGTACTTGAACTGGTAGATGCCTGTTATGAACTTCATTTTTCACATCATACCACGCTGGGAGAAAGGGTCATCTTTCCGGTTACATATACAGAGAAGAACGGCATTGAAGATGCCCGTTTTGTGAAGTTTATTGATGAAGAGGGTTCCTGCACTTATTATGCTACCTACACTGCCTACGATGGCACTTTTATACTGCCAAAGCTGATCAAGACCTGCGATTTTATTCATTTTGAAGTGCATCCCCTGTATGGAAAGGGGGCGGTCAATAAGAACCTGGCGCTCTTCCCGAAGAAGATCAACGGGAAATATGCGATGTTGTCCAGGATCGATGGCGTGAATAATTACATTATGTTCTCCGATGACCTGTACGACTGGGAGGAGCCGCAGTTGCTGCAACGTCCGAAGTATCCGTGGGAATTTGTACAGATCGGTAATGCGGGGTCGCCGTTGTGGACGGAGAAAGGCTGGCTGATCATCTCACATGGCGTGGGACCTATGCGTAAGTATTGCCTGGGAGCGGCACTGTTTGATCTCAACGATCCTACCAGGGAACTGGGCCGCCTGCAATATCCATTGCTGATGCCGAAAGAAGATGAGCGTGATGGCTATGTGCCGAATGTGGTGTATTCCTGCGGGGCAATGATACATGAAGGACAGGTATTCATTCCGTATGCGGTATCAGACTATGCTTCTTCCTTTGCCAGTGTACCATTAGATAAGTTACTGAAAGCGCTGCTGAAATAG
- a CDS encoding ADP-ribosylglycohydrolase family protein, producing MYTPDLHRANISLTGLSVGDAFGETFFGKEDVIMERLHHKTLQEGTWPFTDDTVMSIGIYRTLVSYGKIDQDALAKIFADNYLLDAYRGYGGTAHAILKAFAAGQHWKTVSQQLFDGMGSMGNGAAMRSGLIGAAFHEDAAVVTAQAILAAEVTHFNPEAVAGAVAVALAACICARHPAGTLTPAAFFDFISHHTPESDLKYKIRKAATLPAHYDIRTVTAILGNGIKLMAQDTVPFALWCCAHHLYDYEKALWTAVSGLGDRDTIAAIVGSIVVLSAGIESIPRQWVLQREYLEDSAFFS from the coding sequence ATGTATACACCCGATCTTCACCGTGCCAACATATCACTGACAGGTCTTTCTGTAGGCGATGCTTTCGGAGAAACCTTCTTCGGCAAAGAGGACGTTATCATGGAAAGACTGCATCATAAAACGCTGCAGGAAGGCACCTGGCCATTTACTGATGATACTGTGATGAGCATTGGTATTTACAGAACACTAGTCAGCTATGGTAAAATAGACCAGGATGCGCTGGCAAAGATATTTGCAGATAATTACCTGCTGGACGCTTACCGGGGTTATGGTGGTACGGCACATGCTATCCTGAAAGCCTTTGCTGCTGGTCAACACTGGAAAACAGTGAGTCAGCAGCTGTTTGATGGTATGGGCTCTATGGGGAATGGTGCTGCGATGCGTTCCGGGTTGATAGGTGCGGCCTTTCATGAAGATGCAGCCGTTGTAACAGCACAGGCGATCCTCGCGGCAGAAGTGACCCATTTCAATCCGGAGGCGGTTGCCGGTGCAGTGGCAGTGGCGCTGGCTGCGTGCATATGCGCCCGGCATCCGGCCGGTACATTAACCCCTGCTGCCTTCTTTGATTTTATAAGCCATCATACCCCCGAAAGCGATCTGAAATATAAGATCCGGAAAGCCGCAACATTGCCGGCACATTATGACATCAGGACAGTGACAGCTATCCTGGGAAATGGCATTAAACTCATGGCGCAGGATACAGTTCCTTTTGCCCTCTGGTGCTGTGCGCACCACCTGTATGATTATGAAAAAGCACTGTGGACAGCGGTATCCGGCCTTGGCGACAGGGATACGATCGCTGCCATCGTGGGTAGTATCGTCGTGCTATCTGCCGGTATAGAAAGCATACCCCGTCAGTGGGTATTGCAGAGAGAGTACCTGGAAGACTCGGCCTTTTTCAGTTAA
- a CDS encoding CshA/CshB family fibrillar adhesin-related protein, with product MPRFLLLPSLLLLLHTQSFAQFADAGTGHLRDAVWWMDWSGMKIENGATRTFITADGLSVTFTLSDVAGTPVSPKKMNTWNGALLKSLYDFTDTTIQPALWTPNNFFNSSFTITVSATRHGRPAPCTLVAADAEASSTLESLVLTTSAGTWRTIEFFRTSTQVNNPLVGCGTATATISDTYGGTPGIGQLPVIAADIPAVTSFRLDVGLLRTGHGSSAVALGIISQTDEGDLPASYGYAAHQLVYATQQPCNYAVPFPLTNLQSALYLGSVPGDADPAGMTEDNLHGPDEEALSAFPDYTGNGEYTLTLPLHNSTGRNAYISGWFDYNRNGVFERTEMVTAVVPANATNATLSWTGLPDGFIKGRMPQYGFRFRIATDQRSVSTPAGFAPDGEVEDYLVTIQAPCAANINTLSNMVLCAGKPAQLNASGGVKYQWTPSTGLSADTIPNPLATPMVTTTYTVNGVDAEGCPGAASLTIHVNPSPVFNKRSDTAICAGKSVQLYAISDIPATYSWSPDSSLSNGIISDPVATPVVTTSYTATATTIYGCTSKAVINVVVNPAPEMRVIPDTPVACLGQTIDVVCKGGDVYRWYTDRDSLLANGPMITIAPTCDSLFKVYMEHHTCAVSDTFMVPVKVHPLPVAGVVKSGDIDCAHPEVILEATGGRYYSWTPAVAISNSLVANPVVSPLKTATYEVTVMDENGCTEVKAITVNVDVALSFTRYPVPSAFSPNGDGRNDCFGLKFWGETNTFEFNVFNRHGNMVFSTRYPGDCWDGTFKGMAQPAGTYVYMIRAKTVCGDVLRKGTVILAR from the coding sequence ATGCCAAGATTTTTATTGCTACCATCGTTGCTGTTATTGCTTCATACCCAGTCATTTGCACAATTCGCTGACGCCGGTACCGGTCATCTGAGAGATGCTGTGTGGTGGATGGACTGGTCAGGTATGAAGATAGAGAACGGCGCGACCAGAACATTTATCACCGCAGATGGCCTTTCTGTGACCTTCACCCTCTCGGATGTAGCCGGGACGCCTGTTTCCCCAAAAAAGATGAATACCTGGAATGGTGCGTTACTGAAAAGCTTATACGATTTCACAGATACAACCATTCAACCTGCCTTATGGACACCTAACAACTTCTTTAACAGTAGCTTTACGATAACTGTCAGTGCTACACGTCATGGCAGACCAGCACCTTGTACACTGGTGGCAGCTGATGCGGAAGCGAGCAGCACTCTGGAATCGCTGGTACTGACCACATCTGCCGGCACCTGGCGTACAATAGAGTTCTTCAGGACCTCTACACAGGTGAATAATCCGCTGGTGGGCTGTGGTACGGCAACTGCCACCATTTCCGATACCTATGGCGGCACACCAGGTATCGGGCAACTGCCCGTTATTGCTGCTGATATTCCGGCTGTTACATCCTTCAGACTGGATGTCGGTCTGCTTCGTACCGGCCATGGTAGCAGTGCTGTCGCATTGGGTATCATATCGCAGACAGATGAAGGTGACCTGCCTGCCAGTTACGGGTATGCTGCTCATCAACTCGTATATGCCACGCAGCAACCCTGTAATTATGCAGTTCCTTTTCCGCTCACCAACCTGCAGTCCGCATTATACCTGGGCAGTGTACCGGGTGATGCAGATCCGGCCGGTATGACAGAGGATAATCTGCATGGCCCGGATGAAGAGGCGCTCAGTGCTTTTCCCGACTACACCGGAAACGGCGAATATACGTTGACGTTACCACTGCATAATTCAACAGGCAGAAATGCATACATCAGCGGATGGTTCGACTACAACAGGAACGGTGTATTTGAGAGGACGGAAATGGTCACAGCCGTGGTGCCTGCGAATGCCACCAATGCTACACTAAGCTGGACAGGATTGCCAGATGGTTTTATCAAAGGAAGAATGCCACAATATGGTTTTCGCTTCCGGATAGCAACCGACCAGCGGTCTGTCAGCACACCTGCCGGCTTTGCACCTGATGGGGAAGTAGAAGACTATCTTGTCACTATTCAGGCGCCCTGCGCTGCGAATATCAATACACTGTCCAACATGGTGCTCTGCGCTGGTAAGCCTGCGCAGCTCAACGCCAGTGGTGGCGTGAAGTATCAGTGGACGCCTTCAACAGGGCTCTCTGCCGATACTATTCCAAATCCGCTCGCTACGCCAATGGTCACCACTACTTATACTGTAAATGGTGTGGACGCTGAGGGGTGTCCGGGTGCTGCCAGTCTGACCATTCATGTAAATCCATCTCCTGTCTTTAATAAAAGAAGTGATACTGCTATTTGCGCCGGTAAATCAGTACAACTATATGCTATCTCTGATATTCCCGCGACCTATAGCTGGTCGCCCGACAGTTCACTGAGCAATGGCATTATCAGCGATCCTGTTGCTACACCTGTTGTCACCACCTCTTACACTGCTACCGCCACAACCATCTATGGTTGTACGAGTAAGGCCGTGATCAATGTAGTTGTGAATCCGGCACCGGAAATGAGGGTCATTCCTGATACGCCTGTAGCATGTCTCGGACAGACCATCGATGTTGTCTGTAAAGGAGGCGATGTATACAGGTGGTACACTGACAGGGATTCGCTGTTAGCGAATGGCCCGATGATCACAATTGCGCCTACCTGTGATTCGCTTTTTAAAGTATACATGGAACATCATACCTGTGCGGTATCCGATACGTTCATGGTGCCTGTGAAGGTGCATCCGTTACCGGTAGCCGGTGTTGTGAAATCGGGCGATATCGACTGTGCGCATCCGGAAGTTATACTGGAAGCAACTGGCGGCCGCTACTATAGCTGGACGCCTGCTGTTGCTATATCCAACAGCCTGGTGGCCAATCCCGTGGTGTCTCCCTTAAAGACTGCCACCTATGAAGTGACGGTCATGGATGAAAATGGCTGTACAGAAGTAAAAGCGATCACGGTGAATGTAGACGTTGCATTGTCGTTTACCCGTTATCCGGTACCTTCTGCATTTTCACCGAATGGCGATGGCCGTAACGATTGTTTCGGACTGAAGTTCTGGGGTGAGACAAATACATTTGAGTTCAATGTATTCAACAGGCATGGAAATATGGTCTTCAGTACGCGGTACCCCGGCGACTGCTGGGATGGGACTTTTAAAGGCATGGCACAGCCGGCAGGTACCTATGTGTATATGATCAGGGCTAAGACCGTATGTGGGGATGTGCTGCGCAAAGGAACGGTAATACTGGCCCGTTAA
- a CDS encoding glycosyltransferase, whose protein sequence is MDTFDMKPEILFVSTYSPRKCGIATFAEDLTNELTHLLKHEFEISICALDKRANTENYAAPVTMVMDGCRLNSCIAGAEAINRNPAIKMVVIEHEFGLFGGNMGEYVLAFLSLLTKPFIIRFHTVLPDPEVERLKLVRSICMLADKVMIMTKHSHHLLTEEYNIPADKLVIIPHGTHFTPAANRVELRNRLHLENKKILTTFGLLSPNKGIETGIRAMVKIAAEFPDAMYLILGTTHPNLLEAEGDTYRESLEQLIRENNLTNNVKLVNDFIPTQQLLNYLSLTDIYLFTSRDRNQAMSGTFMYAMSAGCPIISNSFVLAEEMLDAETGIIIESGDEDALAANAIYLFRNEHVRQEMGKKAFMKTRSTMWSTVARKHAMLFYELIKKQHPTYDNNMAAL, encoded by the coding sequence ATGGACACATTCGACATGAAACCGGAGATACTCTTCGTGAGTACGTATTCACCGCGTAAATGTGGTATTGCCACTTTTGCGGAAGACCTGACAAATGAACTCACACATCTGTTAAAACATGAGTTTGAGATCAGTATATGTGCATTAGATAAACGGGCCAACACAGAAAATTATGCTGCTCCGGTTACGATGGTCATGGATGGCTGCAGACTGAACTCCTGTATTGCCGGTGCAGAGGCGATCAACAGGAATCCTGCTATTAAGATGGTGGTGATTGAACATGAATTCGGACTGTTTGGTGGAAACATGGGTGAATACGTCCTCGCCTTCCTTTCCCTGCTCACAAAACCCTTCATCATACGCTTTCACACAGTGCTACCCGACCCTGAAGTAGAAAGGCTGAAGCTGGTCAGAAGCATCTGTATGCTGGCGGATAAGGTAATGATCATGACGAAACATTCGCATCATCTGCTGACAGAAGAATACAATATTCCGGCAGACAAACTGGTGATCATCCCGCATGGTACCCACTTCACACCTGCCGCTAACCGCGTTGAACTCAGGAACAGGCTGCACCTGGAAAATAAAAAGATCCTCACCACCTTCGGTCTGCTCAGCCCAAACAAAGGCATTGAGACAGGTATCAGGGCAATGGTGAAAATAGCTGCGGAATTTCCAGATGCCATGTACCTCATACTGGGTACAACCCACCCCAATCTACTGGAAGCAGAAGGGGATACTTACCGCGAAAGCCTGGAGCAACTGATCCGGGAAAATAATCTTACCAATAATGTAAAATTGGTAAATGATTTTATTCCTACCCAGCAACTGTTGAATTATCTGTCTCTGACAGACATCTACCTGTTCACTTCGCGTGACAGGAACCAGGCCATGAGCGGTACATTTATGTATGCGATGAGTGCCGGTTGTCCCATTATTTCCAATTCATTTGTACTGGCGGAAGAAATGCTGGATGCAGAAACCGGGATCATCATTGAATCCGGTGATGAAGATGCACTGGCGGCAAATGCCATTTACCTGTTCCGCAATGAACACGTGCGCCAGGAAATGGGTAAGAAAGCGTTTATGAAAACCAGGAGTACCATGTGGAGCACGGTGGCACGTAAACATGCCATGCTGTTCTATGAACTGATCAAAAAACAACATCCTACATACGATAATAATATGGCAGCACTGTAA
- a CDS encoding glycosyltransferase: MRSHLQTAVPFPETVNMPPETALPPFHPEHLLNMTDTTGIIQHALRITPNRKEGYCTDDNSRALLLTAMAWQHGRYPEALKLMSVYLSFIHYMQMDDGYFHNFMRYDKQIIFDGSSEDAYGRTMMALGYLVEHGPSPQLIRTAEDIFLKAAPHLDGLISLRGIANSLIGVCSFARSHASGTQLINSIVHMADKLVHEYNRYTDDSWCWFEEVLTYDNAIIPLALLHAFEITRQDAYLHIAEEAISFLESKVFHDDILYPVGNNGWCSKGGTTALFDQQPLDAMAMVLFYQQALHVTDDQQYLYKMKQSWQWFMGANALGLPLYDEQTGGCADGLQADRVNENQGAESTLSFWISYFAVAKYYTDK; this comes from the coding sequence ATGCGATCGCATTTACAGACAGCAGTCCCCTTCCCGGAAACGGTAAACATGCCACCGGAAACGGCATTGCCACCGTTCCATCCGGAACACCTGCTGAATATGACAGACACAACAGGCATTATTCAGCATGCGCTGCGTATTACCCCTAACAGGAAAGAAGGTTATTGTACAGATGACAACTCACGCGCTCTCCTGCTGACAGCCATGGCATGGCAGCATGGACGCTATCCGGAAGCGCTGAAACTGATGTCCGTCTACCTGAGTTTCATTCATTATATGCAGATGGATGACGGCTATTTTCACAACTTCATGCGCTACGACAAGCAGATCATATTTGACGGCAGTTCGGAAGATGCCTATGGCCGCACCATGATGGCCCTTGGTTACCTGGTGGAACATGGCCCTTCCCCACAGCTCATCAGAACTGCGGAAGACATCTTCCTGAAGGCCGCCCCTCATCTGGACGGACTAATCTCCCTGCGGGGTATTGCCAATAGCCTCATCGGCGTATGTTCCTTTGCAAGATCACACGCGTCAGGCACACAGCTGATCAATAGTATCGTGCATATGGCCGACAAACTCGTACATGAGTATAACAGGTACACTGATGATAGCTGGTGTTGGTTCGAAGAGGTGCTGACATACGATAACGCCATCATTCCACTAGCCTTACTGCATGCCTTTGAGATCACACGACAGGACGCCTACCTGCACATTGCGGAGGAAGCGATCAGTTTCCTGGAGTCGAAGGTCTTTCATGATGATATCCTGTATCCTGTGGGTAACAATGGCTGGTGCAGCAAAGGTGGTACCACGGCCCTGTTTGACCAGCAGCCACTGGACGCTATGGCCATGGTACTGTTCTATCAGCAGGCGCTGCATGTCACAGATGATCAGCAGTACCTGTATAAAATGAAACAATCGTGGCAATGGTTTATGGGGGCCAATGCATTAGGTCTCCCATTGTACGATGAGCAGACGGGTGGTTGTGCTGACGGCCTGCAAGCTGACCGTGTCAATGAAAACCAGGGTGCCGAAAGTACGCTCTCCTTCTGGATCTCCTATTTCGCCGTCGCCAAATATTACACTGATAAATGA
- a CDS encoding AraC family transcriptional regulator: MKVTRFLLRHFLTGDEIFHLSRIKICSRDDISLHNHDYAEIFWIEHGNGTHLINEGKMPLNTGDLVMMRPEDQHTFCSGRQGFTMMNLAFPMKTVQYFRKRYFNGSEDFFWKKGPLPYQATLDTAVIRSITHLAEKMWKHQDSAIYLDSFLLSLFKLLLPTENQPDNQDIPAWLNNAIQQFPAQPDLFRLGARGFASICGRHIDYVNRTVRKSYNKTLSTLITELRMQFAARQLAITNSPIKSICHDCGFNNLGHFYKQFQRIYQQTPSQYREQHQRMS; encoded by the coding sequence ATGAAAGTTACCAGGTTCTTACTACGCCACTTCCTTACAGGAGACGAGATTTTTCATCTGTCACGCATTAAAATATGCTCACGGGATGACATCTCTCTTCATAATCACGACTATGCCGAAATCTTCTGGATAGAACATGGCAATGGTACGCATCTTATCAATGAGGGAAAAATGCCCCTCAACACCGGCGATCTGGTGATGATGCGACCTGAGGATCAACATACCTTTTGCTCCGGTCGTCAGGGCTTTACTATGATGAACCTGGCCTTCCCCATGAAAACCGTGCAGTATTTCCGTAAAAGATACTTCAACGGCTCAGAAGATTTTTTCTGGAAGAAAGGCCCACTGCCCTATCAGGCCACCCTGGACACAGCTGTGATAAGAAGCATTACGCATCTGGCGGAAAAGATGTGGAAGCATCAGGACTCCGCCATCTACCTGGACAGCTTCCTGCTGTCTTTGTTCAAACTGTTACTGCCTACTGAAAATCAACCGGATAACCAGGATATTCCTGCCTGGCTCAATAATGCGATCCAGCAGTTCCCTGCCCAGCCAGATCTGTTCCGTCTCGGTGCAAGAGGCTTTGCATCTATCTGTGGACGGCACATAGACTATGTGAACAGGACCGTACGCAAGTCATATAATAAAACGCTTTCCACTTTGATAACGGAACTGCGTATGCAGTTTGCTGCCAGACAGTTAGCCATCACCAACTCTCCTATTAAGAGTATCTGTCACGACTGCGGATTTAACAACCTCGGACATTTCTATAAACAATTCCAGCGTATCTATCAGCAAACACCTTCTCAGTACCGCGAACAGCATCAGCGGATGTCCTAG
- a CDS encoding glycosyltransferase family 4 protein — MKIAVLAPIIWRTPPRQYGPWEQVASVMTEGLVSKGLDVTLFASGDSITNAKLSSVREHPLGDIPGDFKVWECLHISALMERAREFDLIHNHFDFLPLTWSRVIHTPMVTTIHGFSSPDIIPVYKKYDDSTHYVSISNSDRHPSLTYIDTVYNGLNTALFSFTATPDDYLLSFGRIHPEKGTHLCIEIAKAAGKRLVICGLIQDEAYFREKIAPEIDDTTVIYKGNVGPEDRNNILGRATALLHPILFNEPFGLSVAEAMLCGTPVIAFERGSMKELITDAETGFLVQTTEEAVIAVKKAESIRRNDCREHALSRFSQETMVSRYIDVYERILGKR, encoded by the coding sequence ATGAAAATAGCTGTTCTGGCGCCTATCATCTGGCGCACTCCCCCACGGCAATATGGGCCGTGGGAACAGGTAGCTTCCGTCATGACGGAAGGCCTTGTCAGCAAAGGACTGGATGTTACCCTATTCGCTTCAGGCGATTCCATTACCAATGCAAAACTCTCTTCCGTCCGAGAGCATCCCCTGGGTGATATACCCGGCGATTTTAAAGTATGGGAATGCCTGCATATTTCCGCACTGATGGAAAGGGCCAGAGAATTCGATCTAATACATAATCATTTTGATTTTTTGCCGCTGACATGGTCCCGGGTGATCCACACCCCGATGGTGACCACCATCCACGGATTCTCCTCTCCCGATATTATACCCGTTTATAAAAAGTACGATGACTCCACACACTATGTGTCGATCAGTAACAGCGACCGCCATCCATCACTGACCTACATCGATACCGTCTACAATGGACTGAATACAGCGTTGTTCTCTTTTACGGCTACGCCGGATGATTATCTGCTGAGTTTTGGAAGGATCCATCCAGAGAAGGGAACGCATCTTTGCATTGAGATTGCAAAAGCAGCGGGTAAGCGACTGGTCATCTGCGGACTGATACAGGACGAAGCCTATTTCCGGGAGAAAATAGCACCTGAGATTGATGATACCACTGTTATTTATAAAGGGAATGTAGGTCCGGAAGACAGGAACAACATACTGGGTCGTGCTACAGCACTGTTACATCCTATCCTGTTTAATGAACCGTTCGGATTAAGCGTCGCAGAGGCTATGCTATGTGGTACGCCCGTCATCGCCTTTGAGCGGGGTTCGATGAAAGAGCTCATTACGGACGCTGAAACGGGTTTTCTTGTACAAACTACCGAAGAAGCCGTGATCGCCGTTAAAAAGGCAGAGAGTATTCGCAGAAACGACTGCCGCGAACACGCTCTGTCCCGTTTCAGTCAGGAGACAATGGTCTCCCGTTACATCGATGTCTATGAAAGGATATTGGGAAAGCGCTGA
- a CDS encoding glycoside hydrolase family 47 protein, translating into MKKCIMAATAMISYLPMKAQYAELSNSVKQDFARSWEAYKRYAWGHDVLLPQTKTYTDWYEQPIRIAQIDAYSTMKVMGLQKQARDIEKFVSDSCSFNIDVNVKTFDVSNRVLGGLLSMYAYTHQPKILERAKEVGDRLLPAFRSPTGIPYYWINLKTGKVKGEKVNTAEAAAYTLEMGILSYYTRDPKYYQAAKKATAAVFGRRSAINLTGNVINCETGEWLETISCIGAGGSAYYESMLKTWLLFKDPELKDMWEKTITAINQYDAEESDSAIWYRRTDMYTGEVKNTTITAYDAYLPSLLCIDNDADQAAKVQRTWNRLWRQYGLLPMIYDYRRQHVTAAAYELNGEIMESAWYLYDYTKDTAYQQMGREYYNSLSAYCKTGPAFTGVMDVRSKQQQNKMPVYFFATTMKYLYLLFTPDSGLNTLEYVFTAEGNPFKIADFKEAECAKRLGIDE; encoded by the coding sequence ATGAAAAAATGCATTATGGCTGCCACAGCCATGATCAGTTATCTGCCTATGAAAGCCCAGTATGCGGAGCTATCGAATAGCGTAAAGCAGGATTTTGCCAGATCCTGGGAGGCCTATAAACGATACGCATGGGGGCATGATGTGTTATTGCCACAGACGAAGACCTATACCGACTGGTATGAGCAACCGATACGCATTGCGCAGATCGACGCCTACAGCACCATGAAAGTAATGGGTTTGCAGAAACAAGCCAGAGACATTGAGAAGTTCGTAAGCGATAGCTGCAGTTTTAATATAGACGTTAACGTAAAGACATTTGACGTGAGTAACCGCGTACTGGGGGGATTATTATCCATGTACGCCTACACACATCAGCCAAAGATACTGGAACGTGCAAAAGAGGTGGGTGACCGGTTATTACCAGCTTTCAGATCGCCAACAGGTATACCCTACTACTGGATAAACCTGAAGACCGGCAAGGTCAAAGGAGAAAAAGTAAACACTGCGGAAGCAGCTGCCTATACGCTTGAAATGGGCATCCTGAGTTACTATACAAGGGACCCGAAATACTATCAGGCAGCGAAGAAAGCCACTGCAGCTGTATTCGGAAGACGCTCCGCCATCAACCTCACCGGTAATGTCATTAACTGCGAGACCGGCGAATGGCTAGAAACCATCAGTTGTATCGGAGCCGGCGGTAGTGCCTATTATGAATCGATGCTAAAAACATGGCTGCTGTTCAAAGATCCGGAGCTGAAAGATATGTGGGAGAAAACGATCACTGCCATCAATCAGTATGATGCCGAAGAAAGTGATTCCGCGATCTGGTACCGCAGAACAGATATGTACACAGGCGAAGTGAAGAACACCACCATTACCGCCTATGATGCTTACCTGCCATCACTGCTGTGTATCGATAATGATGCAGATCAGGCCGCGAAAGTACAGCGGACATGGAACAGGCTATGGCGACAATACGGACTGCTGCCGATGATATATGACTATCGCAGACAGCACGTGACGGCGGCAGCATATGAACTGAACGGAGAGATCATGGAGTCAGCATGGTATCTGTACGATTACACAAAAGATACGGCGTATCAGCAGATGGGCAGGGAGTATTATAATAGCCTGTCCGCGTATTGTAAAACAGGGCCTGCCTTCACCGGTGTGATGGATGTGAGAAGTAAACAGCAGCAGAATAAAATGCCGGTTTATTTCTTCGCTACTACCATGAAATATCTGTATCTGTTATTTACACCCGACAGCGGACTGAATACACTGGAATATGTATTTACTGCGGAAGGAAATCCATTTAAGATAGCAGATTTTAAAGAAGCCGAATGCGCGAAACGCTTAGGCATTGACGAGTAA